DNA from Thermoplasma acidophilum DSM 1728:
CAGATGCCATACTTGAGATGATAGACACTCCAGAATTCCAGAGGCTGCGCTACATAAAGAATCTTGGCCTCTGCTACCTGGTGTTTCCCAGCGCCAATCATTCCAGGTTCGAGCATTCCATCGGTACTTTCCATCTTGCTGGCATGTACCTTGACCATTTGGGAATAAAGTCTGAGGAAACGGCAATGGCAGCACTTCTGCATGACGTCGGGCATTTTCCATTCTCGCACACCATAGAGGACTTTTATCGTAAAAACAGGGGTGTGGATCACCTGGAGGAAGGCATTAAGATAATAAGGGGTGAAAGGGAAAGCAATATACCATCGATACTGGAAAAATATTCAATCGATGTGAAGAAGGTCGTAAGCATCCTGGAGGGGCGTGAGAATGTATTGTCTGAAATCGTCAGCGGGCCCATAGACGCTGATGAACTTGATTATCTGAGACGAGACTCATTCTACTGCGGAGTGTCCATAGGTTTTGTAAATCCAGCGAGGGTGATCAGCGTATCCGGCATTTACGATGGCAGGATGATCATCGAGGAGAAGGGTCTCTCGGACATAGAAAGCCTGCTGATATCACGCTTTCTGATGTATCAGGCCGTATACTTCCATAAGACCTGCAGAATAGCAAACAGGATGCTTGAGAGGGCTGCGATCATGTCCGAGGCCTATGACACCTACCGGCTCAGCGACCAGGAATTCACTCATCTCCTCATGTCGGATCCACGTTCAGAGGATATGATGCGCAACATACTGGACCGCAGGCTCATGAAGGTTCTCTACAAGGTGAAGTACGATGAAAGCCTTGCACATGACATTCTAAATGCAGTATCGGAGAAATTCATAGTGGATATAATACCGCCGCTGTCTTTCAGAGGAAAGGATAGGCTCAAGACACAGGTTGGCGTTCTGCTTGAAAACAGGATCGCCACAGGAGAGGAATCATCACCACTGGTAAACGCGCTGAATTCAGCGATAGATAGACGTTACATATACGTCTATGGATACCATGAGGATGAGAGGGATCTGAAGCGAGATCTGGCAGGAATCTGATACAAAAAGATCTTGTAAGATGTTGGTGATGCCAGGACCCAATGTTATCCATGAAAACTCTCCACAGATAGAATCATTGAAATCCTTATTTGTGATATACAGTCATGGCATTACAAGAAGAATTCATTGATGTGAATGGAACCAGGGTATTTCAGAGGAAGATGGTCACAGATTCGAACAGAAGAAGCATAGCGCTCTTCCACGGATACTCGTTCACCTCTATGGATTGGGATAAAGCCGATCTGTTCAATAACTACTCGAAGATAGGCTATAACGTCTACGCTCCAGATTATCCGGGATTTGGAAGGTCAGCCAGTTCTGAAAAGTACGGGATAGATAGGGGCGATCTTAAACACGCCGCTGAATTTATAAGGGATTACCTAAAGGCGAACGGCGTGGCGAGATCGGTCATAATGGGGGCATCCATGGGCGGTGGAATGGTCATAATGACTACATTGCAGTACCCGGATATAGTAGACGGCATAATTGCTGTCGCACCGGCATGGGTTGAATCCCTGAAGGGCGATATGAAGAAAATAAGACAGAAAACGTTACTAGTATGGGGTTCAAAGGATCACGTGGTGCCCATCGCCCTCTCTAAGGAATATGCATCAATCATATCAGGATCAAGACTGGAAATTGTTGAGGGATCTGGCCATCCAGTATACATAAAAAAACCTGAAGAGTTCGTGAGGATAACCGTTGATTTCCTGAGAAATCTCTGATCATCACACGAATTCGTAATCTACTATTTCCTCAACATTATTTCTTATTGCCCTCGATATGAAACAGTATTTTTCGGCCAGCTGCATTGCTCTCGGTATCTTCTCCTTATCCTCATCGTTCACTCCTATCTTCACATGTATTTTTATACGATGGAATTTGAAGCCCTTCTCTGGCGACGGCCCCAGTTCAGCGGTTACATGGCTGTTCCAGCTTTTCAGGTTTATCCCCATTCTGTCCTTGAACTCCAGGAAAGTCGTCAGGAGGCAGGATGCGAGAACGCTTGGGAAAAGCGTTTCAGGATAAAGTTGGCCTTCTGGACCGCCAAACTCTGGTGGAGAATCAACCTCGATCCTGTGATCTCCCACCGAAACCTCCGTTCTCCTGTCGTCGATCCATGATACATCACTTTCATACACATGCATTTGGTCTGCCACAGTATATCACCTACCGTTGGATAACGATGCGAGAACTTCTAATATTTCTTTTCTGCCAAAGGCCTCCGCAGCCTTCCACACGTTCTGAGCATTGTGGTTTTTTGCGTTCAGGTCGCAACCAGCCTCTATTAACATCTTGAGACATTCGGATCTTCCGTACTTAGAGGCAAGTATCGCAGGGGTATCTCCCTCATCATTTGATATATTTATATTGGCTCCGGAGGATATGAGCAGCTTGACCATATCTGTGTATCCGAATATTACTGCCCAGCAGATCGGCGTATTGCCGGCGCTGTCAGGTATATCAATGCTGCATTTCAGTGCGATGAGGCTTTTCGCTGATTCCATCCTGTTGTTACGCACAGCCCACATCAATGCCGTATTTCCTTCTATGTCCCTATCATCGATGTGGTCGTACCTTGCGGCGAAGAATTCTATCAGATCAGTCCTCCCGTACATGGCCGAGATCATCAGCGCATTCCTCTGATACAGATCCCTGTAATTCCATAGATCATCCGCCATTTCCTCTATCTTCTTTTTGTCGCCAGTTTTTATGGTGCTGATGAATGTCTGATCATCCATGCAGGTATGACATTCTGAAGGCTGATAAATGTTTCCCACGCTGAATTGCATTACCATTTATCAAAAATGGATCTTGCTCCGGTGCCTTTCGATGAGTTTCGGAACATCATTGATTCGCGATCATGGCAAATAATTAGAACATCAGAACAATTGAAGTTGTGTGAAGCGAGGCTATCTCGTAATAGCGCTTGTCGTAATGTCCATGAACTCGCTATACCAGTACTCATGGAATGTGTTAGAACCTATGATATCCATTGATCTGCACACATCCACGGTCTATGTCGAAGTGGCGTTTACGCTCTTCACAGTTTTTTCGACCACATTCCAGGGTGTTGGAGGATACTTTGCTGACAGGGATGGGCCGGCCAGGATAGGGATGATATCGGCGATTCTTTCAGCTTTTGGATTTTTGGGCGGATCCTTTGTGCATTCAATCTACGAATTTTATGCGGTCTGGTCCATAGGAAGCATCGGAGAAGGGATACTTTACGGGATAGCCACAAATCTGGCGGTTAAGTGGTACAGCAACATAAGGGGCTTTGCCGTGGGCATAGTTTCACTCGGCTTCGGCCTTGGATCCAGCGTCGCTAACGTTTTTCTTGTCCACGCGACCGGTTTCAGGGCGCCAATGCTTATCATAGGACTCATGGAAATAGTGTTAATGCCGATACTCATGTATCTAACCAGATATCCAGGCACGAGTCTGACTGGCGAGAGACCAAGGCGCAACCTCTCCAGCCCGGTATTCTGGATTCTGTACGCTTCCTTCGTTTTCGGTTCAGTTCCGCTCCTAGTCATATCATCATCATTCGGATACATAGGCCGTCATCTTCCTGCCCTGGAGTTTTCGCTGCTTGTGTCCATTTTTCCACTCATGAGCGGAATAAGCAGGCCGATGATCGGATGGCTATCGGACAGGATAGGGAGATCCGCAAGCGTCATGATGATCGATGTATTCATAATAGCGGGTTCAGCATTTCTTGTTGCGAGGCAGTACATACCTGCAATAGTGATCATAGGTTTCTTCGGAGGATCAATGATATCACTTTACTTTTCCTACATAGGCGATGTTTTCGGTACCAGGTTTTCAACCGCAAATAACGGTGTATTTTACACGGGAAAATCGATATCTGGATTCATAGGCAGCACCATATTTGCTCTCCTCTTTGCATATGACGTAAGCGTATCATTCATATTCGTTCTCATATCCGGTGTTATTGGTCTTGCATTGCTGATAGCATCACGTGGTGCCGTTAAAAAAAGGCAGGCTATGTGATAGAAACTTAATGGCTAAAAAAAGGTTAAAATACGCATAGCCCATATTCGAATATGACCATACCCGTAAGCCCCACGCTGGTTTTCATACCCGTACCTGAGCTCATAATACTCTATTCCATCTCATTTCCCGTTGCAATATTTGACATCTATATGTGGTACAGATCCTACTCGAAAAAGGGGATCAACTATGGGGTTATGTGGTCATATTTAACATCCAATTTTCCCAGGATGGTAAAGCAGTTCTTCAGCTACGCCATATTCCAGAGGAAGATAGTTAAGAACAGGTACGCTGGGATAATGCACCTGTTCATATTCTACGGTTTCGTCATATTGTTCATAGCAACATCCCTGATAGCTCTCTCGCATGATATTCTGAAGCCACTGATAGGTGTTGGGATCCTATACGGGACGTTCTACCTCATATTCGAGGTATTCACGCAGATTGGAGGCATAATTCTGATAATTGGCCTGATAATGGCCCTGGTTAGAAGGTTAACGAATTTCGTACCAATGCATACGACTTCTGAAGACTACATACTTCTCTCTGGCATACTTCTTCTTGCGCTGGAAGGGTTCTTCCTGGGCGCACTGAAAATAGCACTTTTCAGGGAATCATTCGATATATACAGGTTCGTCGAGTGGTACCTCAGCTACATCTTCCCATACGGGAGCTTCAGTCCTGCAGGTATAGCAGTATACAGGGATCTGTGGATGGCGCATGTGATCACGGCCTTCCTCGTTGCCCTGTATCTCCCATACTCAAAGCTCTTCCATTCCCTGCTTTCCCCCACGCACGCTACGAAGACGGTCATACATGGAAATTCATACGTTGGTACCCCATTCATACTGTCAGAGGTCATGGCATCTGGAAACTACGAGGTGAAGGTGGGTGCTAAGAATGTGAAGGAACTGTCTCTTGAATACATGACTGCGGCCATGGCCTGCACAGACTGCGGGCGTTGTGAGAGGGCATGCCCGGCATACGCTTCCGGCACTGGCTTAGATCCAAGGGCAGTAGTCCAGAACCTAAAGAAGACTGTTGGAACAGAGACGGATCTCGTGCCGGTCATACTCACAGAGAATGCCGCATGGTCCTGTACAACATGCATGGCGTGCGTGGAGGAATGCCCAGTACTCATAAGGCCATACAACTTTGTGACTGAAACAAGGCGCAACCTCGTAATGGAAAACAGAGTCTCAAAGGAGACTACGACCTATCTGACGAATCTGTACAATACGGGTAACCCGCTTGGAAGCTCCCCGATGGACAGGGACGACCTTCTGCAGTATGCTGAAAAGTACTCAGAGGATAAGGAGGTACTTTACTGGGTCGGCTGCATGGGAGCCTACGATCCAAAGGCAAAGGAAACGGCTATAGCCGTTATGGATCTGATGAAGAAGGCTGGCGTTAAATTCGGCATCCTCGGATCTGAGGAGAGGTGCACTGGAGAAACGGCCAGAAGGATAGGCGAAGAGGGGCTCTTTCAGACGCTGGCAACCGGAAATATAGAGACATTCAACAAATATGGGGTGAAGAAGATAGTAACCTCATGCCCGCACTGCTACAACACCTTCAAGAACGAGTACCCTGAGTTCGGGCTGAAGACAGAGGTAGTGCACCACTCCGAATTCCTTGCCCAGCTTATACGCGAGGGAAAGCTGAAGGTCAAAAATTCAGAAACTTTAACGACTTATCACGATCCGTGCTACCTTGGACGTGGAAACGGCGTATACGATGATCCGAGATTCATAGTCTCATCGTCATCGAACCTGGTTGAGATGGAAAAATCGAGAAACTCAAGCTTCTGCTGCGGTGCTGGGGGCGGTAACTACTGGTACAAGGTCGATAGCGAGAAGGCCATAAGCCATATAAGGATGGAACAGGCAATGAAAACAAACGCATCAAACGTTGCGGTTGCGTGTCCATTCTGCAATGCCATGCTCTCTGACGCAGCGAGAACCATGAACGTGGAGGATAAGATCCAGGTCAAGGATATAGCCATAATAATTCGGGAGAACCTGATAGAGGATCAGGGGAAAACTGAAAACAAAGGCACAAGCTGATTGGGCATTCAGGAAAAAGCTTCTAAGATCTGGGCATGGCCGAACTTGAATCGCAGGGTGATGCGATAAGTTCGGAATACTCCAGGATCTGTAATCAGATCAAGCCTACCTTCTGTAGTTCTTTCTTGACCTTTATTACGGCCTGTTCTATCTCGCTCTCCTCCTTTGCTCCGGTGCAGACAACCTTTCCTGAACCGAATAGAAGGAGAACCACTCTTGGCTCCTCAACCCTGTATACCAGACCTGGAAACTGCTCAGGTTCGTATTCAACGTTTTCAAGTCCAAGGGACATGGCTATATCTGTCAGATTGAGCTCTGATTCTAGATCGTAGACTGCCACGATGTTCTGTACTATTATCTGGGGATCGTCGTAGACTTCTATATCCGC
Protein-coding regions in this window:
- a CDS encoding TATA-box-binding protein is translated as MSEREKITIENIVASTSLAEHLDLSRIALALDGSEYEPEQFPGLIYRLQEPKTAVLIFRSGKVNCTGAKNIEDVKRTIKIIIDKLKAADIEVYDDPQIIVQNIVAVYDLESELNLTDIAMSLGLENVEYEPEQFPGLVYRVEEPRVVLLLFGSGKVVCTGAKEESEIEQAVIKVKKELQKVGLI
- a CDS encoding alpha/beta fold hydrolase, with amino-acid sequence MALQEEFIDVNGTRVFQRKMVTDSNRRSIALFHGYSFTSMDWDKADLFNNYSKIGYNVYAPDYPGFGRSASSEKYGIDRGDLKHAAEFIRDYLKANGVARSVIMGASMGGGMVIMTTLQYPDIVDGIIAVAPAWVESLKGDMKKIRQKTLLVWGSKDHVVPIALSKEYASIISGSRLEIVEGSGHPVYIKKPEEFVRITVDFLRNL
- a CDS encoding HD domain-containing protein, with the protein product MNSKIIQDPVHGPIRASDAILEMIDTPEFQRLRYIKNLGLCYLVFPSANHSRFEHSIGTFHLAGMYLDHLGIKSEETAMAALLHDVGHFPFSHTIEDFYRKNRGVDHLEEGIKIIRGERESNIPSILEKYSIDVKKVVSILEGRENVLSEIVSGPIDADELDYLRRDSFYCGVSIGFVNPARVISVSGIYDGRMIIEEKGLSDIESLLISRFLMYQAVYFHKTCRIANRMLERAAIMSEAYDTYRLSDQEFTHLLMSDPRSEDMMRNILDRRLMKVLYKVKYDESLAHDILNAVSEKFIVDIIPPLSFRGKDRLKTQVGVLLENRIATGEESSPLVNALNSAIDRRYIYVYGYHEDERDLKRDLAGI
- a CDS encoding (Fe-S)-binding protein, whose amino-acid sequence is MTIPVSPTLVFIPVPELIILYSISFPVAIFDIYMWYRSYSKKGINYGVMWSYLTSNFPRMVKQFFSYAIFQRKIVKNRYAGIMHLFIFYGFVILFIATSLIALSHDILKPLIGVGILYGTFYLIFEVFTQIGGIILIIGLIMALVRRLTNFVPMHTTSEDYILLSGILLLALEGFFLGALKIALFRESFDIYRFVEWYLSYIFPYGSFSPAGIAVYRDLWMAHVITAFLVALYLPYSKLFHSLLSPTHATKTVIHGNSYVGTPFILSEVMASGNYEVKVGAKNVKELSLEYMTAAMACTDCGRCERACPAYASGTGLDPRAVVQNLKKTVGTETDLVPVILTENAAWSCTTCMACVEECPVLIRPYNFVTETRRNLVMENRVSKETTTYLTNLYNTGNPLGSSPMDRDDLLQYAEKYSEDKEVLYWVGCMGAYDPKAKETAIAVMDLMKKAGVKFGILGSEERCTGETARRIGEEGLFQTLATGNIETFNKYGVKKIVTSCPHCYNTFKNEYPEFGLKTEVVHHSEFLAQLIREGKLKVKNSETLTTYHDPCYLGRGNGVYDDPRFIVSSSSNLVEMEKSRNSSFCCGAGGGNYWYKVDSEKAISHIRMEQAMKTNASNVAVACPFCNAMLSDAARTMNVEDKIQVKDIAIIIRENLIEDQGKTENKGTS
- a CDS encoding OFA family MFS transporter, coding for MKRGYLVIALVVMSMNSLYQYSWNVLEPMISIDLHTSTVYVEVAFTLFTVFSTTFQGVGGYFADRDGPARIGMISAILSAFGFLGGSFVHSIYEFYAVWSIGSIGEGILYGIATNLAVKWYSNIRGFAVGIVSLGFGLGSSVANVFLVHATGFRAPMLIIGLMEIVLMPILMYLTRYPGTSLTGERPRRNLSSPVFWILYASFVFGSVPLLVISSSFGYIGRHLPALEFSLLVSIFPLMSGISRPMIGWLSDRIGRSASVMMIDVFIIAGSAFLVARQYIPAIVIIGFFGGSMISLYFSYIGDVFGTRFSTANNGVFYTGKSISGFIGSTIFALLFAYDVSVSFIFVLISGVIGLALLIASRGAVKKRQAM
- a CDS encoding ankyrin repeat domain-containing protein, coding for MDDQTFISTIKTGDKKKIEEMADDLWNYRDLYQRNALMISAMYGRTDLIEFFAARYDHIDDRDIEGNTALMWAVRNNRMESAKSLIALKCSIDIPDSAGNTPICWAVIFGYTDMVKLLISSGANINISNDEGDTPAILASKYGRSECLKMLIEAGCDLNAKNHNAQNVWKAAEAFGRKEILEVLASLSNGR
- a CDS encoding OsmC family protein; its protein translation is MADQMHVYESDVSWIDDRRTEVSVGDHRIEVDSPPEFGGPEGQLYPETLFPSVLASCLLTTFLEFKDRMGINLKSWNSHVTAELGPSPEKGFKFHRIKIHVKIGVNDEDKEKIPRAMQLAEKYCFISRAIRNNVEEIVDYEFV